GTGCCTCACTGCGCTGGTCAGCCGCCCAGCGGTCGAAGCTGGCGTTGTCTTCGGCGATCACGAACAACGCCATGTGGCTGTGCTGGAGCCCGCAGAATTCCGCGCATTGGCCGCGGTAGATGCCGGGCCGATCCGCCCGAAGGATCAACACGTTCCGCCTGCCCGGAATGAGATCTCGCTTGCCGGTCAGGCTGGGCACCCAGAAGGAATGGATGACATCCGCCGCCTCAAGCTCGAGGCGAATATCGGTGCCGACGGGAATATGCAGCTCGTTGGCCGTTTGAAATGCCTTGGCGGGATCGGGCTCATCATAGATGAATTGCCACCACCATTGCTGGGCGCGGACCTTGATCGTGACAGGCGCGCTTTCCGGCCGGCCTAAGCTGCCTGTCGCATAGAAGCTCGCGATGGTCAGCCCGGTTATGACGAACACTGTAGCGGCGGCGGCTGACAGGACCACTCTTCCCATTCTGCGCTCCGTCTCGGGCGCTGCTTCCCCCGGCGACCGGTAGGCGCGCAGCAGAGACCAAGCGAGGACGATCATGACCATGATCCAGATAATCGCGCAGAGCACCACCGTCCCGACAATCAGATATTTGAGATGGAGTGCAGGTTCGGCCTGTGCATTCAGGACCGATTGCATGCCGTTGCATCCCGTCAGCGGCATTGCGAGAAATAGCGCAGTCACATAAGCGACGCTCCTCAAGGCATAGGTCCTTGTTGCGGATTGGGGGCGACCGGTCCTTCATGGAAGAGGATCGAGGCCGGCGCCCGATTTTCAGCCGGACGGGTCTGCTTGTCGTCATTGCGGCTCGGCGCACCCATCTTGGCCGAATAGGCGCCGATCGTCTGGATATAGCCCGCAAGCTGCCAGATCTGATCAATGGTCATTTTATCGCGAAATGCCGGCATGCCGTGAGGCCGCCCATCCCGGATTGAGGCAGCGATCGAAGCGATGCCTGGGCCGTAAAACCACCAGCCGTCGAGAAAGGAAGGTCCCGCCGCACCGCGTCCATCGCCATGGCAAGATGAGCAACCGAACCAGGAATAAAGCCGTTTGCCCTGGCTGAGATCATAGGCATTCTGCGCGAACGGCTTGCCGAGAGCGAAATAGACTTCGGGCGGCGTGCCGTTGAAGCCACCGGGCATCATGCGCAATATCTCAAGAGCGGAAGCAACTGGAGGGTCCGTACGATACTGTCGCGCCTCCCTCATACCGCCGATCAAGACTGAAAGGCCGAGAGCCAGCAAGAACAAGGTGGCCAGCAAGGCACGCAAAAGGATTTTTCCGAACGTTTCCAAGGAGATATGGGCCGCGTGCATGAAGGCGCCTCAACGGCGGACTGCATTGTCGGAACGGATCACGCATATGGGCAGCAGCTTTTCAGCCATTGTCAAAATCCTTGTCAGCTACAAAGGAACCCTCAACGGGCGCTTCGGTTCCCAAGTCCGAGCGGGCGAAAGCGGCACCCGGCATGAACGAGCTTGGCTCGCTGCAATGTCAGCCGTCCCGCGCAGCGCAAATCGAGGCAGCCGCGCCCTCTTTTGTCGTCGGCGCACCTCGTTAGCGTCAAAATTTTGCGGACCAGCCGAAAGCTCTCTCCCGATCATTCGATTGCCATCTAGGTTGTGAGCTATCGAGGCTTTCGGCAGACGTTGGATCAAAAACGAGCTGCAACCGAAAGTCGCCAGAATGACCGCGCCGCGACTTCATCATATATTTGTGGATCATATTTTCGATGATCCCGGAACTTGAACGCATCACTGTGGTTTGGCTTTATTCCAAACGTAGATGACAGGCTGGCGTTGATGCAATCGTCTGAAAATGGTGCCGCAGGCCCTCAGGACGAGGATACGGATCTCGCGACAGCAAGCGCTCTTCCCCCGTGGGTCGTCCGAGCTCTCGCAGCCAATGGCATTACCCGACTGAGCACAATGACCACTATGACGGATCAGCAATTGCTTGCGCTCAAGGGCATTGGGCACGAATCGGTCAGGCTTATAAGAGCAGCGACGAAGGCTGCCGAGGAGCGCGACGGCCCGGAAAAGAACGGCATTTCAAAGAGCGACTAGAAGCCGGAGCCGACGGAGATAGTGCGACAGCGTTCTTTCGATGCGTGCACGCTCCGAGCTGCCTTCGCTTGCCGAAGCCATCGACCACAGTCCAATCTGAAAACCGAGATACGCTGCTTCAAAAACAGCAAGAATGCCCTCGTCGAGGTTTGCGTCAGTGTCGGCTATGACGATTTCGACCAACCGGTCTCGCTCGCTCGTCGAGAGATCGAACTCGACGCAGGCGCCTGCCAGATCCCAGGCAATGGGTTGACAGCCGATCAGATCATGTGCTCCGTTGTGATCAAGCGCGTCCGTCTTCAAAAGCCGGCCGTCGTCGGTGGCCAGCCATTCCCAGCGATGAAGACGATTGTCCGTATCGACGGGATGCAGGTGCCGGACAAGGTGATTTTTCTGTTGCATAATCCATGCAAGCCGCTCTGCAGCATCAACACCTGCCGCTTCCTCCACATTCGTCGCTGCCATCCGACAAAGTGTTTCAAAGGAGGCGCCGCCATGTGGCGCCGGAAGATGGCGGGCGCGAAATGCAAGATAACTGCCGATCCTCGCGAGGATTTCGTGCTTATGCATCCCTGCCGTTTCGATGGGGCGGCCGTCAATCCATTCTTCCACAAGGAAGCCATGACACATGCCGGTAACAGGCGGCGTAAAACCTGCTTCATGCAGTAATGATCCCCGTCTAACCTTCTGCGCATCATTCCTGCTCAGCCCGGCGAACTTCACGTGCCAGCTATGATCGACCGCAGTCGCCAGGAACTTCAGCTTCTCCATCTGCCTGTGGCTCGGCGGCCAGTCTTGTGCGTTGTCGTA
The nucleotide sequence above comes from Rhizobium sp. CB3090. Encoded proteins:
- a CDS encoding helix-hairpin-helix domain-containing protein, translated to MQSSENGAAGPQDEDTDLATASALPPWVVRALAANGITRLSTMTTMTDQQLLALKGIGHESVRLIRAATKAAEERDGPEKNGISKSD
- the coxB gene encoding cytochrome c oxidase subunit II — protein: MQSVLNAQAEPALHLKYLIVGTVVLCAIIWIMVMIVLAWSLLRAYRSPGEAAPETERRMGRVVLSAAAATVFVITGLTIASFYATGSLGRPESAPVTIKVRAQQWWWQFIYDEPDPAKAFQTANELHIPVGTDIRLELEAADVIHSFWVPSLTGKRDLIPGRRNVLILRADRPGIYRGQCAEFCGLQHSHMALFVIAEDNASFDRWAADQRSEARTPSDGEAVAGKAVFMAKPCAACHSIRGTEASGTTGPDLTHIASRQTIAAGLLDNTRGALAAWIADPQTLKPGNNMPMVPLSSNELRQITAYMDSLR
- a CDS encoding cytochrome c — its product is MREARQYRTDPPVASALEILRMMPGGFNGTPPEVYFALGKPFAQNAYDLSQGKRLYSWFGCSSCHGDGRGAAGPSFLDGWWFYGPGIASIAASIRDGRPHGMPAFRDKMTIDQIWQLAGYIQTIGAYSAKMGAPSRNDDKQTRPAENRAPASILFHEGPVAPNPQQGPMP